In Vibrio alfacsensis, the following proteins share a genomic window:
- a CDS encoding YbgA family protein, which produces MESSIKVGISSCVMGQRVRFDSGHKISNFVTKELDGYFSFVPVCPEVGVGMTVPRPTIRLVSNEERIALVETKNPENDHTDKMLTYSENKVNELQREQLCGYIVCAKSPTCGMERVKVYSKNNAAKEGVGLYTKTLMENMPWLPVEEDGRLNDPVLKENFITRVYCLNDFYESMGGEPTRGKIIEFHSRYKLTLMAHHPESYKSLGRLVADIASYDMDTFHSLYRLGLMKALQNRASRKNNTNVLMHLQGYFKRSLNPEEKAELATVISDYRTGVLPLLAPLTLIKHYLNAYPDEYLQKQKYIDPHPQEMRLRYGL; this is translated from the coding sequence ATGGAATCATCAATCAAAGTAGGTATTAGTTCTTGTGTAATGGGTCAACGTGTACGTTTCGACTCAGGACACAAAATCAGCAACTTCGTTACTAAAGAATTAGATGGATACTTCAGTTTCGTGCCTGTATGTCCAGAAGTGGGGGTTGGCATGACAGTGCCTAGACCAACCATTCGCCTAGTGAGTAACGAAGAGCGCATTGCATTGGTCGAAACCAAAAATCCTGAAAACGACCATACCGATAAAATGCTGACGTACTCGGAAAACAAAGTGAACGAGCTTCAAAGGGAACAGTTGTGTGGCTACATCGTATGTGCCAAATCCCCGACTTGCGGCATGGAACGCGTAAAAGTATACAGTAAGAACAATGCGGCGAAAGAGGGGGTGGGGCTATATACCAAGACCTTAATGGAAAATATGCCGTGGCTACCCGTTGAAGAAGATGGACGCTTGAATGACCCAGTACTTAAAGAGAACTTCATTACCCGCGTTTATTGTTTGAATGACTTTTATGAGTCGATGGGCGGAGAGCCAACCCGCGGCAAGATCATCGAGTTTCACTCTCGCTATAAGTTAACGTTAATGGCGCATCACCCAGAATCGTATAAATCGTTAGGGCGTTTAGTCGCAGATATCGCGAGTTATGATATGGATACTTTTCATAGTCTGTATCGCCTAGGTTTAATGAAAGCGTTGCAGAATCGAGCAAGCCGTAAAAATAACACAAACGTTTTGATGCACTTGCAAGGTTACTTTAAGCGCTCACTGAATCCAGAAGAAAAAGCCGAGCTGGCTACCGTGATCAGTGATTATCGTACAGGCGTATTGCCGTTGCTTGCACCTCTTACGCTGATTAAGCACTACCTTAATGCTTACCCAGATGAGTATTTACAAAAGCAAAAATACATAGACCCACATCCACAGGAGATGAGATTACGCTATGGTTTGTAG
- the deoD gene encoding purine-nucleoside phosphorylase codes for MATPHINAQPGDFAETVLMPGDPLRAKYIAETFLEDVKQVCDVRNMFGFTGTYKGKKVSVMGHGMGIPSCCIYVHELIAEYGVKNVIRVGSCGAVRDDVKLMDVVIGMGASTDSKVNRIRFNNHDFAAIADYGLLEEAVNQARSQNVPVKVGNVFSADLFYTPEADIFEKMEKLGILGVDMEAAGIYGVAADLGAKALTILTVSDHIIRGEKLSSEERQKSFNDMMKVALETAINI; via the coding sequence ATGGCAACCCCACACATTAACGCACAACCAGGTGATTTCGCAGAAACCGTTCTAATGCCAGGCGACCCGTTGCGCGCAAAATACATTGCAGAAACGTTCCTAGAAGATGTGAAACAAGTTTGTGATGTTCGCAACATGTTCGGTTTTACTGGTACATACAAAGGTAAGAAAGTGTCTGTAATGGGCCACGGTATGGGTATCCCATCTTGCTGTATCTACGTACACGAGCTGATCGCTGAATACGGCGTGAAAAACGTAATCCGTGTAGGTAGCTGTGGTGCGGTACGTGACGACGTTAAACTGATGGACGTTGTTATCGGTATGGGGGCCTCTACAGACTCAAAAGTTAACCGTATCCGTTTCAACAACCACGACTTCGCGGCAATCGCTGACTACGGTCTTCTAGAAGAAGCAGTTAACCAAGCTCGCTCTCAAAACGTACCTGTAAAAGTGGGTAACGTGTTCTCTGCTGATCTTTTCTACACACCAGAAGCAGACATCTTCGAGAAGATGGAAAAACTAGGCATCCTAGGTGTAGATATGGAAGCGGCAGGTATCTACGGCGTAGCTGCAGACCTAGGCGCGAAAGCGTTAACTATCCTAACGGTTTCTGACCACATCATCCGTGGTGAAAAACTAAGCTCTGAAGAGCGCCAAAAGTCGTTCAACGACATGATGAAAGTGGCTCTAGAAACCGCAATCAACATCTAA
- a CDS encoding IS1 family transposase codes for MSNGELPKDADGLQLNFCKTLACDNFGLSDAKRYVLQHANPKRPAMVCRECGAFPPLLNNRDVVNELHRLRHVHSDGLPACRNDECDNFGLSVHTHKHLYHAFGYSGDRQRYRCKACQSTFVDKWSGINKKLQFQENLMGLLFTGYSVREICRKLNINPKTFYDHVDHIASRCRRKLATIDARWVNHANHYELASNYVALQPKSNNGVYWIVSGEAHSGYILCQHVNYSVVDEPVANIDHNPYDEVSRFVSQEYTAEASEAPPEPSNKLRERIDQKYQTILARGNVEDPLGNFSVFHYPSKGALIRPPYTSYAHYLHVLDMCNSEKRVSIYMPQDPLLRSAALSVCLSRIQEKNVDLMYVEEDTHWDMAAPFGKVDIAYMSWWRDRWGISNQGESTKGICYLAGDKNEPESWLNVATTRHIQFYQNRFQLLFETFINEPRRKLRPAGILPLLDIFRAWHNLCYQDKEGLTAAQRLKVTDVPLTIKQLLS; via the coding sequence GTGTCTAACGGCGAACTGCCAAAGGACGCAGATGGGTTACAACTCAACTTTTGTAAAACATTGGCGTGTGACAACTTTGGATTGAGTGATGCAAAGCGATACGTTTTGCAACATGCTAACCCTAAACGTCCGGCGATGGTATGCCGTGAGTGTGGAGCTTTCCCCCCCTTACTTAATAACCGCGATGTGGTTAATGAACTTCATCGTTTGAGGCACGTCCACAGTGACGGGTTACCGGCTTGTCGCAATGATGAATGTGACAACTTTGGGCTTTCTGTTCATACCCATAAACACCTCTACCATGCTTTTGGTTACAGTGGCGATCGCCAACGTTACCGGTGTAAAGCGTGTCAAAGCACTTTTGTCGACAAATGGTCCGGAATCAATAAAAAGCTCCAGTTCCAAGAAAATTTAATGGGGCTGCTGTTTACTGGTTATTCTGTTCGCGAGATCTGCCGCAAGCTCAATATCAATCCAAAAACGTTTTATGACCATGTTGACCATATTGCAAGCCGATGCCGCCGTAAACTCGCGACGATTGATGCACGCTGGGTCAACCATGCAAATCATTACGAGTTGGCATCGAACTATGTTGCTCTCCAACCCAAAAGTAATAATGGTGTTTATTGGATAGTGTCTGGAGAAGCGCATTCCGGCTATATCCTATGCCAACATGTTAATTATTCTGTTGTTGATGAGCCTGTCGCAAATATCGATCACAATCCTTACGATGAAGTATCACGCTTCGTATCCCAAGAATACACAGCAGAAGCCAGTGAAGCGCCTCCAGAACCATCCAACAAGTTACGAGAACGCATTGACCAAAAATACCAAACGATTTTGGCTCGTGGCAACGTAGAGGATCCGTTAGGGAATTTTTCTGTTTTCCACTATCCATCAAAAGGCGCATTAATTCGCCCTCCTTACACCTCTTACGCGCATTATTTGCATGTGTTGGATATGTGTAACTCTGAAAAGCGAGTATCTATCTACATGCCTCAAGACCCCCTGCTTCGATCTGCTGCATTGAGCGTTTGCTTATCTCGTATTCAAGAAAAAAACGTTGATCTGATGTATGTCGAAGAAGATACCCATTGGGATATGGCCGCGCCGTTTGGCAAAGTGGATATTGCCTATATGAGTTGGTGGCGAGATCGCTGGGGTATTTCCAATCAAGGGGAAAGTACAAAAGGTATTTGCTACTTAGCTGGCGATAAAAATGAACCTGAATCGTGGCTCAACGTGGCAACAACTCGTCACATACAGTTCTATCAAAACCGTTTCCAGTTATTGTTTGAGACATTCATTAACGAACCTCGTCGCAAATTACGTCCTGCAGGGATTTTGCCGCTTTTAGATATATTCCGAGCTTGGCATAATTTATGTTACCAAGATAAAGAGGGGCTTACTGCCGCACAGCGATTAAAAGTCACCGATGTCCCGCTCACTATCAAGCAATTATTGTCATAA
- a CDS encoding ECF-type riboflavin transporter substrate-binding protein, with translation MNLSAKTVVVIAIGAALYGIGGLPMFGIPVFANTTLKPAMAVLALFSVLFGPLVGFLVGFIGHWVTDLFAGWGVWLTWVLGSGIVGLIIGLFPSLTRNRLEKGDFNMKDFALFVILALLGNVFGYGCSAFLDTILYAEPFTKVFTQLSIIAVGNSILIAIVGFFILKSVAKRNKQSRNLTEA, from the coding sequence ATGAATCTTTCTGCTAAAACCGTGGTGGTTATTGCAATCGGTGCTGCCCTTTATGGTATCGGTGGTCTACCAATGTTTGGTATTCCAGTGTTTGCAAACACAACGCTAAAACCAGCAATGGCGGTCTTGGCACTGTTCTCAGTACTCTTTGGCCCACTAGTGGGTTTCTTAGTCGGCTTCATCGGCCACTGGGTAACGGACTTATTCGCCGGTTGGGGCGTTTGGCTCACATGGGTACTTGGCTCAGGCATTGTCGGTTTGATCATTGGTCTTTTCCCTTCTCTCACACGCAACCGTCTAGAGAAAGGTGATTTCAATATGAAAGATTTCGCGCTATTCGTAATACTTGCTCTATTAGGCAATGTGTTTGGTTATGGCTGCTCTGCTTTCCTAGATACCATTTTGTACGCAGAACCGTTTACTAAAGTATTTACCCAACTGTCTATCATTGCCGTGGGTAACAGCATTCTTATTGCAATTGTTGGCTTCTTCATTCTTAAGTCTGTCGCCAAACGTAACAAGCAAAGCCGCAACTTAACAGAGGCTTAA
- a CDS encoding ABC transporter ATP-binding protein has translation MNLRIEKGEKIVIIGPSGSGKSTLGQCLNGLIPHAIKGEVTGSLTINSLDTAPFDMHQYTEQVGTVLQDTDSQFVGLSIGEDIAFALENQLMSNIDMYPLVKATAKMVDLDQMLQRSPHDLSGGQKQRVSLAGILVDDVDILLFDEPLAALDPKTGKKTIEIIDDLHRETGKTIVIIEHRLEDVLHRSVDRVILMESGEIIADTTPDELLASPLLAEYGIREPLYLSALKTAGCSVECDTKPSKLTTLPLEQYKPTVNAWFEASQTYSSNTQADILLEVRNLTYSYDGEKNALEGVSFNVKRGEFISVLGKNGSGKSTITKLVMGVVEPDNGTMMLNGQDLSELTIFERSQKVGVVMQNPNHMISHHMIFDEIAFGLRNRGVDEQQVQSKVLEVLELCGLSKYRHWPIEALSYGQKKRVTIASILALEPELLILDEPTAGQDYRNYTSMLSFIERLNRELGITVMIISHDMHLVLEYTTRSIVIADSKLIADAPMTQVFSNPTLLEQANLTTTSLYDLAIELGIENTNGFMLHFIDAEKANRAKTTLSSKSVENEHIENVVA, from the coding sequence ATCAATCTAAGGATAGAGAAAGGAGAGAAAATCGTCATCATCGGTCCAAGTGGTAGTGGGAAATCTACCCTTGGCCAATGTCTTAACGGACTGATTCCACATGCAATCAAAGGGGAAGTCACAGGCTCATTGACCATCAACAGTCTTGATACTGCGCCTTTTGATATGCACCAATATACCGAGCAAGTTGGCACTGTACTTCAAGATACTGACAGCCAATTTGTTGGATTAAGCATTGGTGAAGACATCGCATTCGCATTGGAAAACCAGCTGATGTCTAACATCGACATGTACCCGTTGGTCAAAGCCACGGCGAAAATGGTCGACTTAGACCAGATGCTTCAACGTTCCCCACACGATCTTTCTGGTGGGCAAAAACAGCGCGTTTCTTTGGCGGGTATTCTCGTCGATGACGTCGATATTTTGCTGTTCGATGAGCCACTTGCCGCGCTTGACCCGAAAACCGGCAAAAAAACCATCGAGATCATTGATGACCTGCATCGTGAAACGGGCAAAACCATCGTCATCATCGAGCATCGTCTTGAGGATGTGCTGCATCGCTCAGTAGACCGTGTCATCTTGATGGAAAGTGGCGAAATCATTGCAGATACAACACCAGATGAACTCTTAGCATCACCGTTACTTGCTGAGTATGGTATTCGTGAACCGCTTTATCTATCGGCCCTAAAAACAGCTGGATGTTCAGTAGAGTGTGATACAAAGCCATCTAAACTGACGACACTACCGTTGGAACAATACAAACCTACCGTTAATGCATGGTTTGAAGCGTCCCAAACTTATTCATCAAATACTCAAGCAGACATTTTACTTGAAGTACGCAACCTCACCTACTCATACGACGGTGAAAAAAATGCGTTAGAAGGTGTGAGTTTTAACGTAAAGCGCGGTGAATTTATTTCCGTCCTTGGCAAAAATGGGTCTGGTAAGTCTACCATCACAAAACTTGTTATGGGCGTTGTGGAGCCAGACAACGGCACCATGATGCTGAATGGACAAGATCTGAGTGAGCTCACCATTTTTGAACGCAGCCAAAAGGTTGGCGTGGTCATGCAAAACCCCAATCATATGATCTCCCATCACATGATTTTTGATGAGATCGCATTTGGCTTACGCAATCGTGGCGTTGATGAGCAACAAGTACAAAGCAAAGTTCTCGAAGTACTAGAGCTGTGTGGTTTGAGCAAATATCGCCACTGGCCGATTGAAGCATTAAGTTATGGCCAGAAAAAGCGAGTCACGATTGCCTCGATTCTTGCTTTAGAGCCGGAACTACTCATTCTTGATGAACCAACAGCCGGTCAAGACTATCGTAACTATACCTCGATGCTGAGCTTTATCGAGCGACTGAATCGAGAATTGGGTATTACTGTGATGATCATCTCTCACGATATGCATTTGGTATTGGAATACACCACACGCTCTATCGTGATCGCTGACAGCAAACTGATTGCCGATGCGCCCATGACTCAGGTATTCAGTAACCCAACATTATTAGAGCAAGCGAACCTAACCACAACCAGCTTGTACGACCTAGCCATTGAATTAGGCATCGAAAACACAAACGGCTTTATGCTGCATTTTATTGATGCTGAGAAAGCCAACCGAGCAAAAACAACGCTCTCTAGCAAAAGCGTTGAGAATGAACACATTGAGAACGTAGTGGCATGA
- a CDS encoding L,D-transpeptidase family protein produces the protein MPSKKRSMHIAKRTLLSISLSLVSSLSFAKMYELPDDGARVIGRMENHVVQHGETMANIAKQYDVGMLALMAANKGVDPFLPREGHVLTIPTQLIMPDVPHKGIVINLAELRLYYFPPKENIVHVFPVGIGRIGRDTPVMTTSISQKRPNPTWTPPASIRAEYKAKGVDLPAVVPAGPDNPLGLFALRLAYGNGEYLIHGTNKDFGIGMRVSAGCIRMDPNDIEWLFEKVRRGEKVRIINEPVKVTLEPDRSVFVEAHEPLTRSNGEKDDLSLPKELGWWLDEFGLTDVKAKATIAAQNGVPVEITAP, from the coding sequence ATGCCTAGCAAGAAGCGATCAATGCATATCGCTAAACGTACCCTGTTATCCATTTCATTGTCTTTAGTGAGTAGTTTGTCATTTGCAAAAATGTATGAATTACCAGATGACGGTGCTCGTGTTATTGGTCGTATGGAAAACCATGTGGTCCAACATGGTGAGACGATGGCCAATATTGCGAAGCAGTATGATGTGGGTATGTTAGCTTTGATGGCGGCAAACAAAGGCGTGGATCCTTTTCTTCCTAGAGAGGGGCATGTTCTTACTATTCCTACTCAGTTAATCATGCCGGATGTACCACATAAAGGCATCGTGATTAACCTAGCAGAGCTAAGACTTTATTACTTCCCACCCAAAGAAAATATTGTGCATGTCTTCCCGGTTGGAATCGGACGCATTGGTAGAGATACACCGGTGATGACGACGAGCATCAGTCAGAAGCGACCAAATCCAACGTGGACTCCGCCTGCATCTATCCGTGCAGAGTACAAGGCGAAAGGCGTCGATTTACCTGCGGTAGTTCCTGCAGGCCCGGATAACCCCCTCGGTTTGTTTGCTTTACGCTTAGCATATGGTAACGGTGAATATTTGATCCATGGTACGAATAAAGACTTTGGCATTGGTATGCGCGTGAGTGCGGGCTGTATACGTATGGACCCAAATGATATCGAATGGTTGTTTGAGAAAGTACGTCGCGGAGAAAAAGTACGTATTATCAATGAGCCAGTGAAAGTGACGCTAGAACCTGACCGTAGTGTGTTTGTCGAGGCGCATGAACCGCTAACGCGTAGCAATGGTGAAAAAGACGATTTGTCTTTACCAAAAGAGTTGGGCTGGTGGCTAGATGAATTTGGCTTGACGGATGTAAAAGCGAAAGCAACGATTGCGGCTCAAAATGGTGTACCAGTAGAAATTACCGCGCCTTAA
- a CDS encoding HlyD family secretion protein — translation MDLLLVLTYAAICIAIFKVFNIPLNKWTVPTAVLGGVVLVGTLILLMNYNHPFTQIGNQVFSTTPVVSGVRGRVIDVPVQPNQPLAKGDILFRIDPIPFQAEVDKLRAKVKEASQGALGLESSLQEADAAVLKALAERDKAQREFDRYKRGFDRGAFTEQQLDTRRQAFKAAQAALEVAESKQDQAKIALDSEVGGENTQVASLLAELRKAEFNLEQTVVTAPTDGYVTQLALRPGVMAVPLPLAPVMTFVHTEEKLYTAAFRQNSLQRLEPGFEAEFMFRALPGNVFKGEVVEVLPAIGESQFQARGSLLGTEALRTSGRVFVTLKITDDLTKYHLPMGTAVEVAVYSDSFSHVSVMRKVLIRMKSWQNYLYLDH, via the coding sequence ATGGATTTACTACTGGTTCTTACTTACGCTGCGATTTGTATCGCTATTTTTAAAGTTTTCAACATCCCACTCAATAAATGGACGGTGCCTACTGCTGTTCTTGGTGGTGTCGTGTTAGTTGGTACACTTATCCTGTTAATGAACTATAACCATCCGTTCACTCAAATTGGTAACCAAGTGTTCTCAACAACACCTGTCGTGTCGGGCGTGCGAGGTCGTGTTATCGACGTGCCTGTTCAACCAAACCAGCCCCTAGCTAAAGGGGATATATTATTCCGAATCGATCCTATCCCATTTCAAGCGGAAGTGGATAAACTTCGAGCAAAAGTGAAAGAAGCAAGTCAAGGTGCACTTGGGCTTGAGTCAAGCTTACAAGAAGCAGATGCTGCGGTACTAAAAGCACTGGCGGAAAGAGACAAAGCACAACGTGAGTTCGACCGTTACAAGCGCGGCTTTGACCGTGGTGCATTTACTGAACAACAACTCGACACGCGTCGACAAGCCTTTAAAGCGGCTCAAGCAGCACTGGAAGTGGCTGAGTCAAAACAAGATCAAGCGAAAATCGCCTTAGATTCTGAGGTCGGTGGTGAGAATACCCAAGTTGCATCATTACTAGCAGAACTAAGAAAAGCCGAGTTCAACCTTGAGCAAACCGTCGTGACAGCGCCAACTGACGGTTATGTGACTCAATTGGCATTACGCCCAGGAGTTATGGCAGTGCCTTTGCCTCTCGCGCCAGTAATGACGTTCGTTCATACCGAAGAGAAACTCTACACCGCAGCTTTCCGTCAGAACTCGTTACAACGTCTTGAACCTGGATTTGAAGCCGAGTTTATGTTCCGAGCTCTACCTGGTAACGTGTTTAAAGGAGAAGTGGTTGAAGTGCTACCTGCGATTGGTGAAAGTCAATTCCAAGCTCGTGGTTCTCTACTAGGCACAGAAGCTCTGCGCACAAGTGGTCGCGTCTTTGTGACATTGAAAATTACCGATGACCTAACCAAATACCACCTACCTATGGGGACCGCCGTTGAGGTCGCCGTCTACTCAGACAGTTTCTCCCATGTTTCAGTCATGCGGAAAGTCCTCATTCGCATGAAAAGTTGGCAAAACTACCTTTACCTAGACCATTAA
- a CDS encoding DMT family transporter: protein MLYSGEIAAICAAFVWAIATWIYSQFSHRFSAMQLNIVKGIVACAMMLVVMPFLPQEFPSEIEPLHLAVLAVSGVIGIAIGDSAYFAALKRIGANKTLLLESLAPPLSGVLALIFLGSELTLQSWLGVIVTTAAVTFVVFQPSSSGEATCWSGIGFGLLASVCQASGVVISHYALVAGDLPPLLGALIRLSIGVLAVALVIKFVEPEPFNGIKRHVSEMGEKALRWLLMAIFVGTFLALWLQQVALKYANPAIAQTLIATSPLFILVIYMLKGEKVGGKSIVGTLVALGGISLFFL from the coding sequence GTGCTATATTCTGGTGAAATCGCTGCAATTTGTGCAGCGTTTGTTTGGGCTATTGCGACGTGGATATACAGCCAATTTAGTCATCGCTTTTCGGCAATGCAATTGAATATAGTGAAAGGCATTGTGGCTTGCGCCATGATGCTTGTTGTGATGCCTTTTTTACCCCAAGAGTTCCCATCGGAAATAGAGCCGCTTCACTTAGCAGTGTTAGCGGTTTCTGGTGTTATAGGCATTGCGATTGGTGATTCTGCCTATTTCGCAGCATTAAAACGTATTGGGGCGAATAAAACGCTTTTACTGGAATCCCTTGCCCCCCCGTTGTCTGGCGTTCTCGCTCTCATTTTTTTAGGTTCAGAATTAACACTACAAAGCTGGCTTGGTGTCATCGTCACGACCGCAGCGGTGACTTTTGTTGTTTTTCAACCCTCTTCCTCGGGCGAGGCTACTTGCTGGAGTGGCATCGGATTCGGCCTTTTAGCCAGCGTATGTCAAGCGTCTGGTGTGGTCATTTCCCACTATGCATTAGTGGCCGGTGATTTACCGCCTTTGCTCGGCGCATTAATTCGGTTGAGTATTGGTGTATTGGCTGTCGCTCTGGTGATTAAATTTGTCGAACCCGAGCCATTTAATGGAATAAAACGACATGTTTCAGAGATGGGGGAAAAGGCGTTAAGGTGGCTATTGATGGCGATTTTTGTTGGAACATTTCTTGCGCTGTGGTTACAACAAGTCGCGCTTAAATACGCTAACCCCGCGATTGCACAAACGTTGATCGCCACCAGTCCGCTTTTTATTTTGGTCATTTACATGCTCAAAGGTGAAAAGGTAGGGGGGAAGAGTATCGTTGGTACTTTAGTTGCTTTAGGCGGGATTTCGTTATTTTTCCTTTGA
- a CDS encoding Lpp/OprI family alanine-zipper lipoprotein: MNKTLIAAAAASVLLLAGCASSDDAAMANAAKLDELSNQVSQLSQDVQSLQSNVQAAGNAAMSAQEEAARANERIDNIAQSYTK, encoded by the coding sequence ATGAACAAAACGTTGATCGCAGCTGCAGCAGCTTCAGTACTTCTACTAGCTGGTTGTGCTTCATCTGATGATGCAGCAATGGCAAACGCAGCAAAACTAGACGAGCTAAGCAACCAAGTTAGCCAACTAAGCCAAGACGTTCAGTCTCTACAGTCTAACGTTCAAGCTGCTGGTAACGCGGCAATGTCAGCACAAGAAGAAGCAGCACGTGCAAATGAGCGAATCGACAACATCGCTCAATCTTACACTAAGTAA
- a CDS encoding DUF3302 domain-containing protein: MFLDYFALGLLIFVALVIFYGIIVIHDIPYEIAKEREHPHQDAIHYAGWVSLFTLHALWPFLWIWATLWRKERGWGFKQLEQETHDIHHRLEELIDEVNELKKEVSTLKSQKTAQQEQGKEDQ; this comes from the coding sequence ATGTTTCTAGACTATTTTGCACTTGGGTTACTTATATTCGTTGCTTTAGTTATCTTCTACGGAATTATCGTGATCCACGACATTCCTTACGAAATAGCAAAAGAGCGCGAGCATCCTCACCAAGACGCAATTCACTATGCTGGCTGGGTCAGCCTTTTCACTTTACACGCACTATGGCCATTTCTATGGATATGGGCAACCTTATGGCGTAAAGAACGTGGTTGGGGTTTCAAACAACTTGAACAAGAAACCCATGATATTCACCATCGCCTTGAAGAGCTTATTGATGAAGTTAATGAGCTAAAAAAAGAAGTCTCTACACTAAAAAGCCAAAAAACAGCACAACAAGAACAAGGTAAGGAGGATCAATAA
- the phrB gene encoding deoxyribodipyrimidine photo-lyase has protein sequence MILVWFRRDLRTIDHTALSVALSSGEPVVACFVATPEQWHQHHMSPMQADMIARRLHCLNEELTELNIPFLYQEVPSFCDVTETIVGWGTSLGISKVMVNIHYEVNEQSLDREVSSSLNEQGVAFEAFHDKCVHAPTTVLNKQGEYFKVFTPFKRAWLQKFKMPIVSKPQPQAALKARIFGPLSTDRYHDNVSFSYPRESSQQWHASTREILHQLRVFVRERSDAYREERDFPAIDGTSQLSPYLAIGALSPRQCIARLYAESSIPDLSDGKATWLSEIIWREFYQHLLVFEPKLVKGKGFIPWEEKIQWSYDEQAFERWKTGSTGYPIIDAAMRQLNLTGWMHNRLRMVVASFLTKDLHIDWRWGEAYFMSKLVDGDFAANNGGWQWSASTGCDGQPYFRIFNPISQGQRFDADGAFIRHWIPELRAVPNKFIHNPWLWQDFSLLDYHKPMVDHKVEREITLQLFKNAKE, from the coding sequence ATGATTCTGGTTTGGTTTCGACGTGACTTAAGAACCATCGACCATACGGCATTGAGTGTGGCACTTAGCTCTGGGGAGCCAGTGGTCGCTTGTTTTGTTGCAACACCAGAGCAGTGGCATCAACATCACATGTCGCCAATGCAAGCTGACATGATTGCTCGTCGCTTGCATTGCCTTAATGAGGAACTGACTGAGCTTAACATTCCATTTCTATATCAAGAAGTGCCGAGCTTTTGTGATGTAACTGAGACTATTGTGGGGTGGGGGACGTCGCTAGGGATCAGCAAAGTGATGGTGAATATACACTATGAAGTGAATGAGCAATCGCTAGATAGAGAAGTTTCAAGCTCGTTGAATGAACAAGGTGTGGCGTTCGAAGCCTTCCACGATAAATGTGTGCATGCACCAACAACGGTCCTCAATAAGCAAGGGGAATACTTTAAAGTATTTACGCCGTTCAAACGAGCTTGGTTACAGAAGTTTAAAATGCCGATTGTGTCGAAGCCGCAACCTCAAGCGGCACTTAAAGCACGTATATTTGGTCCTCTCTCAACAGACCGTTATCATGATAATGTTTCATTCAGTTATCCGCGTGAATCAAGTCAACAATGGCATGCATCAACCCGCGAGATTCTTCACCAGCTGCGAGTGTTTGTGCGAGAAAGAAGTGATGCGTATCGAGAGGAGCGGGACTTCCCAGCAATAGACGGAACGAGTCAGCTATCACCTTATTTGGCTATCGGTGCGCTTTCACCAAGGCAATGCATAGCAAGACTTTATGCTGAGAGCTCGATTCCAGACTTGTCCGATGGTAAAGCAACGTGGCTAAGTGAAATTATTTGGCGTGAGTTCTATCAGCACTTGCTTGTGTTTGAACCGAAGCTTGTCAAAGGTAAGGGATTCATTCCATGGGAAGAAAAGATCCAATGGTCTTACGACGAACAAGCTTTCGAACGCTGGAAAACCGGTTCAACCGGGTATCCCATTATTGATGCGGCAATGCGTCAACTTAACTTGACTGGCTGGATGCACAATCGACTGCGCATGGTTGTCGCAAGCTTCTTAACCAAAGATCTTCACATTGATTGGCGTTGGGGGGAGGCTTATTTCATGAGCAAACTGGTTGATGGTGACTTTGCGGCAAATAATGGTGGTTGGCAGTGGTCGGCATCAACTGGGTGTGATGGTCAGCCTTACTTTCGTATTTTTAATCCCATCAGTCAGGGGCAAAGGTTTGATGCGGATGGTGCATTTATAAGACATTGGATCCCCGAGCTTAGGGCTGTACCAAACAAGTTCATTCACAATCCTTGGCTTTGGCAGGATTTTTCTTTACTGGATTATCACAAGCCGATGGTTGATCATAAGGTAGAAAGAGAGATAACCTTACAGCTGTTCAAAAATGCCAAGGAATAG